From a single Methanofollis sp. W23 genomic region:
- a CDS encoding TIGR00266 family protein, which yields MKYDILGDNLQMVKVTLAAGEEINAEAGAMVNMSGNMQMETHMKGGLLGGLKRVLSSETLFLTEFTPQGGEGFVSFAGNVPGRIFPVDVNDKEFIAQKDSYLCSETGVNLDIALTKKIRSGFFGGEGFILQHFSGDGRVFLHCCGDIIKIDLAPGETIRAETGLVVGFDSTVDYSIERAGGVKTMLFGGEGLFLTTLTGPGTVVLQSMDIAKLAGSLIPYLPVQTSGN from the coding sequence ATGAAGTATGACATACTCGGAGACAACCTCCAGATGGTGAAGGTGACCCTGGCCGCAGGCGAAGAGATCAATGCCGAGGCCGGCGCCATGGTGAACATGAGCGGGAACATGCAGATGGAGACCCACATGAAAGGCGGGCTCCTCGGCGGACTCAAGCGTGTCCTCTCCAGTGAGACCCTCTTTCTCACCGAGTTCACCCCCCAGGGAGGCGAAGGGTTCGTCTCCTTTGCCGGGAACGTGCCTGGCCGGATCTTCCCGGTGGACGTGAACGACAAGGAGTTCATCGCCCAGAAAGATTCCTATCTCTGCTCTGAGACCGGGGTGAACCTCGACATCGCCCTCACCAAAAAGATCAGGTCAGGGTTCTTCGGCGGCGAGGGCTTCATCCTCCAGCACTTCTCAGGCGACGGCAGGGTCTTCCTCCACTGCTGCGGGGACATCATCAAGATAGACCTTGCCCCTGGCGAGACGATCAGGGCCGAGACCGGGCTGGTGGTCGGGTTCGACTCGACGGTCGACTACTCGATCGAACGTGCCGGCGGGGTCAAGACCATGCTCTTCGGCGGCGAAGGCCTTTTCCTCACCACGCTCACCGGGCCTGGGACGGTCGTGCTCCAGTCGATGGACATCGCCAAACTTGCCGGGTCGCTCATCCCCTATCTCCCTGTCCAGACCTCTGGGAACTAA
- a CDS encoding lectin like domain-containing protein, which translates to MSTMTNQHLPIILLLSLCLALGGMQGTAALDIEVAPLNPDFVRYMDEQETAPVEVPELFAAAAAPETPENTYPISLNTLVPAPGTPVWSEGAAALPADPPAESYFNLADEGRLTPVKDQGKCGACWAFGSLGSLESALLTDGLGEWDFSENNLKNTHGFDGGPCDGGNAFMATAYLARWSGPVNESDDPYLLPNPSPDSPTGLASAMQVQNVTFLPPRDGPLDNDLIKTTIKDEGGLYAGFLVNYTCFSPNATTYYLPENSTAKLDGGHGVLLVGWDDAYPAANFVETPPGDGAFIVKNSWGTSTGDDGYLYLSYYDRSIGRFQHPENTYIGTGRATAAVLFTGEPVGTYDHLYQYDSLGWTTSIGTGTSTTMYGRNVFTAERYESLEAVGVYTREPGTAYEVTVSLHDGDATREVDAAVGTMALPGYHTIPLGAPVPLAPGQTFSVTLRVSAQTDPYPLIAERPIAGYSSGAAAHPGESLVSTDGEDWTDLTTIFSDTNLCIKGFTRDPVSVPDDYATIQEAVDAADPGGVVLVRNGTYHENIVIDRPLTLVGSGGTVIVGEGGDVLTLTGTNVTVRDLTLVHGADGALVTGEHAVLAGVNVTGCSGDGIAVTSLEEYTLTGCTALGNAGAGLNLSAVKGGTLSGNTMAENQWNLRFAPAAGHEGSVMIDETNTVDGRPVYVWAGRHDEVVPTDAGMVFLAGCQNITAEDLTLSGNYVGLAVFNSTGVTLTGSVITDNHVGASLAAASQGDTVLWHNTFANNTAGHLALQGEVALNSTAPVLYRYNGTSYTHFLGNSWGDYAGTDTDGDGIGETPYLIGGLNDTSPLTESADHYLVEVVPPTPTPTPAPTPKPASPSGGGGGGGGGGGGGHSAAPSPQPYRPMGQTEPLNEASYEVKGGTAVSAVGLTAAGDLGGVRVAAKKTDLPADIAPPGAAVYEYDEITLSQITDDEVAGATISFAVPLAWIEAQGVGTGEVVLLRYHDGAWDSLKTTCAKQENSNAYYTAKTPGFSYFAIAVAEAPQGEGSPAPSGAVGEAGPDRAASPGAAATPQATPIGFVIPCLAAGLALLLLSGRRR; encoded by the coding sequence ATGAGCACCATGACCAACCAGCACCTGCCGATCATACTCCTCCTCTCCCTCTGCCTCGCCCTTGGCGGCATGCAGGGGACAGCGGCCCTTGATATTGAGGTCGCACCATTGAACCCGGATTTTGTCAGGTATATGGATGAGCAGGAGACGGCACCTGTTGAGGTGCCGGAACTTTTTGCGGCTGCGGCCGCCCCTGAAACGCCAGAGAACACCTATCCCATCTCCCTGAATACGTTGGTCCCCGCGCCCGGTACCCCGGTCTGGTCCGAGGGCGCCGCCGCCCTGCCCGCCGACCCCCCGGCCGAGTCGTATTTCAACCTCGCCGACGAGGGACGCCTCACCCCGGTGAAAGACCAGGGCAAGTGCGGGGCCTGCTGGGCCTTCGGCTCGCTTGGTTCCCTGGAGTCGGCGCTCCTCACCGACGGCCTTGGCGAATGGGACTTCTCAGAGAACAACCTGAAGAACACCCACGGGTTTGATGGCGGCCCCTGTGACGGCGGCAACGCCTTCATGGCGACCGCCTACCTTGCGAGATGGTCGGGGCCGGTGAACGAGTCCGACGACCCCTACCTCCTCCCGAACCCCTCTCCAGACTCTCCCACTGGCCTTGCGTCGGCGATGCAGGTGCAGAACGTCACCTTCCTCCCGCCGCGGGACGGTCCCCTCGACAACGACCTGATCAAGACGACGATCAAAGACGAGGGTGGACTCTATGCCGGATTCCTGGTAAACTACACCTGCTTCAGCCCGAACGCCACCACCTACTACCTGCCCGAGAACAGCACCGCCAAACTCGACGGCGGCCATGGCGTCCTCCTGGTCGGATGGGACGACGCCTACCCGGCGGCAAACTTCGTCGAGACCCCGCCGGGCGACGGCGCCTTCATCGTGAAAAACTCCTGGGGCACCTCGACAGGGGACGACGGCTACCTCTACCTCTCCTACTATGACCGGAGTATCGGGCGCTTCCAGCATCCTGAGAACACATATATCGGTACAGGCCGTGCGACCGCGGCCGTGCTCTTCACCGGCGAACCCGTCGGCACCTATGACCACCTCTACCAGTATGATTCCCTGGGATGGACCACCAGCATCGGCACCGGCACCTCGACGACGATGTACGGCAGGAATGTCTTCACCGCCGAACGCTATGAATCCCTGGAGGCGGTGGGCGTCTACACCCGCGAGCCCGGCACCGCGTACGAGGTCACCGTCTCCCTCCACGACGGTGACGCCACCAGAGAGGTCGATGCCGCGGTCGGGACGATGGCGCTTCCGGGCTATCACACCATCCCCCTCGGCGCCCCGGTCCCCCTCGCTCCAGGTCAGACCTTCTCGGTGACGCTCAGGGTCAGCGCCCAGACCGACCCTTACCCCCTCATCGCCGAGAGGCCGATTGCAGGGTATTCGAGTGGCGCCGCCGCCCACCCTGGCGAGAGTCTTGTGAGCACCGACGGGGAAGACTGGACCGACCTGACCACGATCTTCTCTGACACCAACCTCTGTATCAAGGGCTTCACGCGCGATCCCGTCAGCGTCCCCGACGACTACGCCACCATTCAGGAGGCAGTCGACGCCGCCGATCCCGGCGGGGTGGTCCTTGTCAGAAATGGGACTTATCATGAGAACATCGTCATCGACCGTCCGCTCACCCTTGTCGGGAGCGGCGGGACCGTCATTGTCGGCGAGGGCGGGGACGTGCTCACCCTGACCGGCACCAATGTCACGGTCAGGGACCTCACCCTTGTCCATGGTGCCGACGGCGCCCTGGTCACCGGCGAGCATGCCGTGCTCGCGGGCGTGAATGTCACCGGGTGCAGCGGCGACGGGATCGCGGTCACCTCCCTGGAAGAGTATACCCTGACCGGGTGCACGGCGCTCGGGAATGCCGGTGCCGGCCTGAACCTCAGCGCGGTGAAGGGCGGCACGCTCTCCGGGAACACGATGGCCGAAAACCAGTGGAACCTCAGGTTCGCCCCGGCCGCCGGCCATGAGGGTTCGGTCATGATCGACGAGACCAACACCGTCGACGGCAGACCGGTCTATGTCTGGGCCGGACGGCATGACGAGGTGGTGCCCACAGATGCCGGCATGGTCTTCCTTGCGGGGTGCCAGAACATCACCGCCGAGGACCTCACCCTCTCGGGCAATTATGTCGGGCTTGCAGTCTTCAACTCGACCGGCGTCACGCTCACCGGGTCGGTCATCACCGACAACCATGTGGGGGCGTCCCTTGCGGCGGCGAGTCAGGGCGACACCGTCCTCTGGCACAACACCTTTGCAAACAACACCGCCGGCCACCTCGCCCTCCAGGGGGAGGTCGCCCTCAACTCCACGGCGCCGGTCCTGTACCGCTATAACGGCACCTCGTACACTCATTTCCTCGGCAACTCCTGGGGCGACTATGCCGGCACCGACACCGACGGCGACGGGATCGGGGAGACCCCGTACCTGATCGGGGGCCTCAACGACACTTCCCCCCTGACCGAGTCGGCCGACCACTACCTGGTGGAGGTCGTCCCGCCCACGCCGACCCCGACCCCTGCGCCCACCCCGAAACCTGCATCCCCCTCGGGTGGAGGCGGCGGCGGGGGCGGTGGTGGTGGCGGCGGCCATAGCGCCGCCCCGTCCCCTCAGCCCTATCGCCCCATGGGCCAGACCGAACCCCTCAACGAGGCCTCGTACGAGGTGAAGGGCGGGACCGCAGTCTCTGCGGTCGGCCTGACCGCGGCCGGCGACCTTGGCGGGGTCAGGGTAGCGGCCAAGAAGACCGACCTGCCCGCGGACATCGCCCCGCCTGGAGCCGCGGTCTACGAGTATGACGAGATCACGCTCTCCCAGATCACCGACGACGAGGTCGCGGGCGCCACGATCTCTTTTGCCGTGCCGCTCGCCTGGATCGAGGCGCAGGGCGTCGGCACCGGGGAGGTCGTCCTCCTCAGGTATCATGACGGTGCCTGGGACTCCCTGAAGACGACGTGTGCGAAGCAAGAGAACTCGAATGCCTATTACACGGCAAAGACCCCTGGATTCTCGTACTTTGCGATCGCCGTGGCAGAGGCGCCGCAGGGAGAGGGGTCTCCTGCTCCGTCTGGGGCGGTTGGAGAGGCAGGCCCTGACAGGGCCGCGTCCCCTGGTGCGGCCGCCACCCCGCAGGCGACCCCGATCGGATTCGTGATCCCCTGCCTTGCGGCCGGGCTTGCCCTCCTCCTCCTCTCTGGAAGGAGGAGGTGA
- a CDS encoding lectin like domain-containing protein → MTLPQRPIPILLVWVALALLAIPGAAASLDPGFVLSSDGTLSSHGPDPTMTPGAVPGLEAAPLNPAFLQYQEARDMTNGEMLLSAVVPENETLRPCTGLLPSPATLVWSEDAAALTADPPAESYFNLADEGRLTPVKDQGKCGACWTFASLGSLESALLTDGLGEWNLSENNLKNTHGFDWGPCDGGNAFMATAYLARWSGPVNESDDPYLLPVPSSDSPTGLSPVMQVQNVTFLPPRAGPLDNDLIKTTIKNDGGLYAGFLVNYTCFGPNATTYYLPENSTVKLDGGHGVLLVGWDDAYPSANFVEAPPGDGAFIAKNSWGTSIGDDGYLYLSYYDRSIGRFYDQTTAYIGDDEATVLFTGDPVGTYDHLYQHDPLGWTDSIGTGTSTTIYGRNVFTAERYEDLHAVSFYTREPGTEYEVNVHLMQGSMSLLGYTVNGTMALPGYHTLPFETPVPLVPGQEFSVTLRVTAPTDTHPLVVEKSVEGYSSNATAHPGESFVSLDGVEWADLTDFISDTNLCIKGITRDPLRVPDDYATIQEAVDAALPGQMVLIEDGTYLENVVVDHSLTLAGTPDAVIDGGGMTALTLAADNITVWGISLTNGGDGVQVTGENTTLMDLNVAGCSGDGIALEGAVRTSILRAQVRDSGQSGIVVNETDWTGIFHSDLLANGDDGIAVSGSTRVLCSGVNATENGRDGIALDSVDAMMVQNCTATGNGGTGLDLYMVRYGEVSGNTMAENRWNLCFVPVPGYEETVAVDETNTVDGKPVYVWSNRHDAAVPADAGMAYLIRCQHITAEDLTLAGNYVGLVVFNSTDVSVENVTATRNYAGAYCMGSDGLSVNASAFVGNDYSGLSSLNCTATTVTGSVIADNQVGAFVAAASQGDTVLWHNTFANNTAGHLSLQGEVALNSTVPVSYRYDGAYYTHVLGNFWDDYAGTDTDGDGIGETAYSIGGLNDTSPLIESADHYQVGFVPPTPTPTPKPRPAPPHHRVHYVSSSSPSPAPLHEASYRTEGQAAIFEVDLTAQDAALAGVRVTVEETALPAGVVPPATAVYEYDEVTLSDAAGPALRVADLNFAVPLEWIEAQGARTDDIVLFRYHDDTWTPLKTTCVKEENRTAYYAAETPGFSYFAIAVAEDVPGPAAAGATPTPAVPIPSQATPVAGFIPCLAAALAALLIRKR, encoded by the coding sequence ATGACCCTCCCGCAACGACCGATTCCTATCCTGCTCGTCTGGGTGGCACTTGCCCTCCTTGCCATCCCGGGCGCCGCAGCCTCCCTGGACCCGGGCTTCGTCCTCTCTTCAGATGGAACACTCTCCTCCCACGGTCCCGACCCCACCATGACCCCCGGTGCGGTCCCTGGCTTGGAGGCCGCACCCCTCAACCCCGCCTTCCTCCAGTACCAGGAAGCGCGAGATATGACGAACGGCGAGATGCTCCTCAGTGCAGTTGTCCCTGAGAACGAGACCCTCCGCCCCTGCACCGGCCTCCTCCCCTCGCCCGCCACCCTCGTCTGGTCCGAGGACGCCGCCGCCCTCACCGCCGACCCCCCGGCCGAGTCGTATTTCAACCTCGCCGACGAGGGACGCCTCACCCCGGTGAAAGACCAGGGCAAGTGCGGGGCCTGCTGGACCTTCGCCTCCCTTGGCTCGCTTGAGTCGGCGCTCCTCACCGACGGCCTTGGCGAATGGAACCTCTCTGAGAACAACCTGAAAAACACCCACGGCTTCGACTGGGGCCCCTGCGACGGCGGCAACGCCTTCATGGCGACCGCCTACCTTGCCAGATGGTCTGGGCCGGTGAACGAGTCCGACGACCCCTACCTCCTCCCGGTCCCCTCTTCCGACTCGCCTACAGGACTTTCACCGGTGATGCAGGTGCAGAACGTCACCTTCCTCCCGCCGCGTGCCGGCCCCCTTGACAACGACCTGATCAAGACGACGATCAAAAATGACGGCGGACTCTATGCCGGGTTCCTGGTGAACTACACCTGCTTCGGCCCGAACGCCACCACCTACTATCTCCCTGAGAACAGCACGGTAAAACTCGACGGCGGCCATGGCGTCCTCCTGGTCGGGTGGGACGACGCCTACCCGTCGGCAAACTTCGTCGAGGCCCCGCCTGGCGACGGCGCCTTCATCGCCAAAAATTCCTGGGGCACCTCGATAGGGGACGACGGCTACCTCTACCTCTCATACTATGACCGGAGTATCGGGCGCTTCTATGACCAGACGACCGCGTATATCGGCGACGACGAAGCGACCGTGCTCTTCACCGGCGATCCCGTCGGCACCTACGACCACCTCTACCAGCACGACCCCCTTGGCTGGACCGACAGCATCGGCACCGGCACCTCGACCACGATATATGGCAGGAACGTCTTCACCGCCGAACGCTACGAGGACCTGCATGCGGTGAGTTTCTACACCCGCGAACCAGGCACGGAGTACGAGGTCAACGTCCACCTCATGCAGGGGAGCATGTCGCTCCTGGGCTACACCGTGAACGGGACGATGGCGCTCCCTGGTTACCACACCCTCCCCTTCGAGACGCCGGTGCCCCTCGTTCCCGGCCAGGAGTTCTCGGTGACGCTCAGGGTCACCGCCCCGACCGACACTCACCCTCTCGTCGTCGAGAAGTCGGTCGAGGGCTACTCCAGCAACGCCACCGCCCACCCGGGCGAGAGTTTTGTGAGCCTTGACGGAGTGGAATGGGCCGACCTGACCGATTTCATCTCTGACACCAACCTCTGCATCAAGGGCATCACGCGCGATCCCCTCCGCGTCCCCGACGACTACGCCACCATCCAGGAGGCAGTCGACGCCGCCCTGCCAGGGCAGATGGTCCTCATCGAAGACGGCACCTACCTTGAGAACGTCGTGGTCGACCACTCCCTCACCCTTGCCGGCACCCCTGACGCCGTCATCGACGGGGGCGGCATGACCGCGCTCACCCTCGCCGCGGACAACATCACGGTCTGGGGGATATCGCTCACCAACGGCGGCGACGGGGTCCAGGTCACCGGCGAGAACACCACGCTCATGGACCTGAACGTCGCCGGGTGCAGCGGCGACGGGATCGCCCTCGAAGGGGCGGTGCGGACCTCTATCCTCAGGGCCCAGGTCCGCGACTCAGGACAGTCTGGTATCGTGGTCAATGAAACCGACTGGACCGGCATCTTCCACTCCGACCTCCTGGCAAACGGCGACGACGGGATCGCAGTCTCAGGGTCCACCAGGGTCCTGTGCTCTGGCGTCAATGCCACCGAAAATGGCCGGGACGGGATCGCTCTCGACTCAGTCGACGCTATGATGGTGCAGAACTGCACCGCCACCGGAAACGGGGGGACCGGCCTGGACCTCTATATGGTGAGATATGGTGAGGTCTCCGGGAACACGATGGCAGAAAACCGGTGGAACCTCTGCTTCGTCCCTGTGCCAGGGTATGAGGAGACGGTCGCGGTGGACGAGACCAACACCGTCGACGGCAAACCGGTCTATGTCTGGAGTAACCGGCATGACGCGGCCGTGCCCGCCGACGCCGGCATGGCGTACCTGATCAGGTGCCAGCACATCACCGCAGAAGACCTCACCCTTGCAGGCAACTATGTCGGACTCGTCGTCTTCAACTCGACCGACGTCAGCGTCGAGAATGTCACGGCCACCAGGAACTATGCAGGGGCGTACTGCATGGGGTCTGACGGCCTCTCGGTCAATGCCTCCGCCTTCGTGGGCAACGACTACTCTGGACTCTCCTCTCTCAACTGCACGGCGACGACCGTCACCGGGTCGGTCATCGCCGACAACCAGGTGGGGGCGTTCGTTGCGGCGGCGAGTCAGGGCGACACCGTCCTCTGGCACAACACCTTTGCGAACAACACCGCCGGCCACCTCTCCCTCCAGGGTGAGGTCGCCCTCAACTCCACGGTCCCGGTCTCGTACCGCTATGACGGGGCCTATTACACGCACGTCCTCGGCAACTTCTGGGACGACTATGCCGGCACCGATACCGACGGCGACGGGATCGGCGAGACCGCGTATTCCATCGGGGGGCTCAACGACACCTCTCCTTTGATCGAGTCGGCCGACCACTACCAGGTAGGGTTTGTCCCGCCCACCCCGACCCCGACGCCGAAGCCGCGGCCTGCCCCCCCTCATCACAGGGTCCACTATGTCTCCTCCTCCTCGCCGTCCCCCGCCCCGCTCCATGAGGCCTCGTACAGGACAGAAGGCCAGGCCGCGATCTTCGAGGTCGACCTGACCGCCCAGGATGCCGCCCTCGCCGGGGTCAGGGTGACCGTCGAGGAGACGGCCCTGCCTGCGGGGGTCGTCCCGCCCGCGACCGCGGTCTACGAGTACGACGAGGTCACCCTCTCTGATGCCGCCGGTCCCGCCCTTCGCGTTGCCGACCTCAACTTCGCCGTGCCCCTCGAGTGGATCGAGGCACAGGGCGCCCGAACCGACGACATCGTCCTCTTCAGGTATCATGACGACACCTGGACGCCCCTGAAGACGACGTGCGTGAAGGAAGAGAACAGGACCGCCTACTATGCGGCGGAGACCCCGGGGTTCTCGTACTTTGCGATCGCCGTGGCCGAGGATGTGCCGGGCCCTGCGGCCGCAGGTGCGACCCCAACCCCTGCGGTCCCTATCCCGTCGCAGGCGACCCCGGTCGCAGGCTTCATCCCCTGCCTTGCGGCCGCTCTTGCCGCCCTCCTCATAAGGAAGAGGTGA